A genome region from Micromonospora peucetia includes the following:
- a CDS encoding Rieske (2Fe-2S) protein — MSDDQELTGPATRTRRTLLAGAGAVGAAVVLAACGSDDSGDPAAPTSGGPAVPSTGDAGGGDREGAQSLARTADIPVGGGAVYPAQGVVITQPRAGEFKGFDSICTHQGCPVTNVDGGTINCTCHFSKFSIEDGSVKGGPATKPLPAKNVKVTGDQISLA; from the coding sequence ATGAGTGACGATCAGGAGCTGACCGGGCCGGCGACACGGACGCGACGTACCCTGCTCGCGGGCGCGGGCGCCGTCGGCGCGGCGGTGGTCCTGGCCGCCTGCGGCAGCGACGACTCCGGCGACCCGGCAGCCCCGACCAGCGGCGGCCCGGCGGTGCCCAGCACCGGAGACGCCGGCGGCGGCGACCGCGAGGGCGCGCAGTCGCTGGCCCGTACGGCCGACATCCCGGTCGGCGGCGGCGCCGTCTACCCCGCCCAGGGTGTGGTGATCACCCAACCGCGTGCGGGCGAGTTCAAGGGGTTCGACTCGATCTGCACCCACCAGGGCTGCCCGGTGACGAACGTCGACGGCGGCACCATCAACTGCACCTGCCACTTCAGCAAGTTCTCGATCGAGGACGGCTCGGTGAAGGGCGGCCCGGCCACCAAGCCTCTCCCGGCGAAGAACGTCAAGGTCACCGGCGACCAGATCTCGCTGGCCTGA
- a CDS encoding MFS transporter has protein sequence MGTNRAGRSRGGAILVAALTVDSVGNGLFLPLSLVYFLRLTDVPLALLGVLLSAATVLTLPVPLWAGALADRVGALPVVVAAQLLQAAGYLAYAWVRSPVGVFAAAALVAVGVRFFWSAVFTAVADYADGSPGGWTRDTWYAISNGARTAGLAVGGLTTGVVVADGRAGTYRAVAYVAAACFALAAVLIAACVRIPPAAVRPADKGRGGYATLVRDRPFLALIGLNTVFALSSMMLGLALPTVMLTDLRGPAWLTSGILAGNAFLVALLSAPVGTRLPRHRRTRTIALAAALWTAWGIAMAALGPGRLGVVAALLVTATLLFTVAELVHAPASAALAAAAAPVAARGRYLAAFQYSFVIASMVAPAFFGTLYEVDTAAPWLALALLNAVGVAGILRLERVLPPNSLREPTPADRPSAVGASAAAD, from the coding sequence ATGGGTACGAACCGCGCGGGACGCAGCCGAGGGGGTGCGATCCTCGTGGCGGCGCTCACCGTCGACTCAGTCGGCAACGGGCTGTTCCTACCCCTGTCGCTGGTGTACTTCCTGCGGCTGACCGACGTGCCGCTGGCGCTGCTCGGGGTGCTGCTCAGCGCGGCGACCGTGCTCACCCTCCCGGTGCCGCTCTGGGCGGGGGCGCTGGCCGACCGGGTGGGCGCGCTGCCCGTGGTCGTCGCCGCCCAACTGCTCCAGGCGGCCGGCTACCTGGCGTACGCCTGGGTGCGGAGCCCGGTCGGCGTCTTCGCGGCGGCGGCGCTGGTCGCCGTCGGGGTGCGGTTCTTCTGGTCCGCCGTCTTCACCGCGGTCGCCGACTACGCCGACGGCAGTCCGGGCGGCTGGACCCGGGACACCTGGTACGCGATCAGCAACGGCGCCCGTACCGCCGGGTTGGCGGTGGGGGGTCTGACCACCGGGGTGGTGGTGGCCGACGGGCGGGCGGGCACCTACCGCGCGGTGGCCTACGTGGCGGCGGCCTGCTTCGCCCTCGCCGCGGTGCTCATCGCCGCGTGCGTGCGGATCCCGCCGGCCGCCGTCCGCCCGGCGGACAAGGGGCGGGGCGGGTACGCGACCCTGGTCCGGGACCGGCCGTTCCTCGCCCTCATCGGCCTGAACACCGTCTTCGCGCTGAGCAGCATGATGCTCGGCCTGGCCCTGCCCACGGTGATGCTCACGGACCTGCGGGGACCCGCGTGGCTGACCTCCGGCATCCTGGCCGGCAACGCGTTCCTCGTCGCCCTGCTGTCCGCGCCCGTCGGCACCCGCCTGCCACGCCACCGCCGCACCCGAACGATCGCGCTGGCCGCGGCCCTGTGGACGGCCTGGGGCATCGCCATGGCCGCCCTCGGCCCGGGGCGCCTCGGCGTGGTCGCCGCACTGCTCGTCACGGCGACGCTGCTGTTCACCGTGGCGGAACTGGTGCACGCGCCGGCGTCCGCCGCGCTGGCCGCGGCTGCCGCACCGGTCGCCGCCCGGGGCCGCTACCTGGCGGCCTTCCAGTATTCCTTCGTCATCGCCTCGATGGTCGCGCCGGCCTTCTTCGGCACCCTGTACGAGGTCGACACCGCCGCGCCCTGGCTGGCGCTGGCGCTGCTCAACGCCGTCGGCGTCGCCGGCATCCTGCGGCTGGAACGGGTTCTGCCACCGAACTCCCTGCGGGAGCCGACGCCGGCGGACCGTCCGTCGGCGGTCGGGGCGAGCGCCGCAGCGGACTGA
- the uvrA gene encoding excinuclease ABC subunit UvrA, which produces MADRLIIRGAREHNLRDVSLDLPRDALIVFTGLSGSGKSSLAFDTIFAEGQRRYVESLSSYARQFLGQMDKPDVDFIEGLSPAVSIDQKSTSRNPRSTVGTITEVYDYLRLLFARIGEPHCPVCGERISRQTPQQIVDRLLAMTEGTRFMVLSPVVRGRKGEYVDLFAELQAKGYARARVDGVVHPLTEPPKLKKQEKHTIEVVIDRLAVKPSAKQRLTDSVEAALGLSNGLVLLDFVDLAEDDPERERRYSEHLACPNDHPLAIEDLEPRVFSFNAPYGACPECTGLGTKKEVDPELLVPDPERSLREGAILPWSTGHNLEYFLRLLEALGEAEHFDVDTPWRALPSRAQKTILHGSGDQVHVRYRNKFGRERSYYTGFEGVVQWIERRHTDTESEWSREKYEGYMRDVPCAACGGTRLKPEVLAVTLAGRSIAEVCNLSVGEAADLLAGIELTDRQKMIAERVLKEINARLRFLLDVGLDYLSLDRPAGTLSGGEAQRIRLATQIGSGLVGVLYVLDEPSIGLHQRDNHRLIETLVRLRGLGNTLIVVEHDEDTIRTADWIVDIGPGAGEHGGRIVHSGSVPALLENPESVTGAYLSGRRSIPTPQGRRPQTPDRELVVHGAREHNLRNLTVPFPLGQLIAVTGLSGSGKSTLVNDILYAVLANQINGARLVPGRHTRVSGLEHVDKVVGVDQSPIGRTPRSNPATYTGVWDHVRKLFAETTEAKVRGYGPGRFSFNVKGGRCEACSGDGTIKIEMNFLPDVYVPCEVCKGARYNRETLEVHYKGKTVSDVLEMPIEEAAEFFSAIPAIHRHLRTLVDVGLGYVRLGQPAPTLSGGEAQRVKLASELQKRSTGRTVYVLDEPTTGLHFEDIRKLLMVLEGLVDKGNTVITIEHNLDVIKSADWLIDMGPEGGHRGGTVLATGTPEEVAEVAESHTGHFLRQVLRLDGEAKGAAAATSRAAKANGTKSRARKVPAGAR; this is translated from the coding sequence GTGGCCGACCGACTGATCATCCGTGGCGCGCGCGAGCACAACCTGCGTGACGTCAGTCTCGACCTGCCCCGGGACGCCCTGATCGTGTTCACGGGCCTCTCCGGGTCGGGCAAGTCGAGCCTGGCCTTCGACACGATCTTCGCCGAGGGGCAGCGCCGCTACGTCGAGTCGCTGTCGTCGTACGCGCGGCAGTTCCTCGGCCAGATGGACAAGCCGGACGTCGACTTCATCGAGGGCCTGAGCCCGGCGGTCTCCATCGACCAGAAGTCCACCTCGCGCAACCCGCGCTCGACGGTGGGCACCATCACCGAGGTCTACGACTACCTCCGGCTGCTCTTCGCCCGCATCGGCGAGCCGCACTGCCCGGTCTGTGGCGAGCGGATCTCCCGGCAGACCCCGCAGCAGATCGTCGACCGGCTCCTCGCGATGACCGAGGGCACCCGGTTCATGGTGCTATCGCCGGTGGTGCGCGGTCGCAAGGGTGAGTACGTCGACCTCTTCGCCGAGCTCCAGGCCAAGGGCTACGCCCGGGCCCGGGTCGACGGCGTGGTGCACCCGCTGACCGAGCCGCCGAAGCTGAAGAAGCAGGAGAAGCACACCATCGAGGTGGTGATCGACCGGCTCGCCGTCAAGCCGAGCGCCAAGCAGCGGCTGACCGACTCGGTCGAGGCCGCCCTGGGCCTGTCCAACGGCCTGGTCCTGCTCGACTTCGTCGACCTGGCCGAGGACGATCCGGAGCGCGAGCGGCGCTACTCGGAGCACCTGGCCTGCCCCAACGACCACCCGCTCGCGATCGAGGACCTGGAGCCCCGGGTCTTCTCCTTCAACGCGCCCTACGGCGCGTGCCCCGAGTGCACCGGCCTGGGCACCAAGAAGGAGGTCGACCCCGAGCTGCTCGTCCCCGACCCGGAGCGTTCCCTGCGCGAGGGCGCGATCCTGCCCTGGTCGACCGGGCACAACCTGGAATATTTCCTGCGCCTGCTGGAAGCTCTCGGCGAGGCCGAGCACTTCGACGTCGACACGCCCTGGCGGGCCCTGCCGTCGCGGGCACAGAAGACGATCCTGCACGGCTCCGGCGACCAGGTGCACGTGCGCTACCGCAACAAGTTCGGCCGCGAGCGCTCCTACTACACCGGCTTCGAGGGCGTGGTGCAGTGGATCGAGCGTCGGCACACCGACACCGAGTCGGAGTGGTCGCGGGAGAAGTACGAGGGCTACATGCGCGACGTGCCCTGCGCGGCCTGCGGGGGCACCCGGCTCAAGCCCGAGGTGCTCGCGGTCACCCTGGCCGGCAGGAGCATCGCCGAGGTCTGCAACCTGTCCGTCGGCGAGGCCGCCGACCTGCTCGCCGGCATCGAGTTGACCGACCGGCAGAAGATGATCGCCGAGCGGGTGCTGAAGGAGATCAACGCCCGGCTGAGGTTCCTGCTCGACGTCGGTCTCGACTACCTCTCCCTGGACCGCCCGGCCGGCACCCTCTCCGGCGGCGAGGCGCAGCGCATCCGGCTGGCCACCCAGATCGGCTCCGGCCTGGTCGGCGTGCTCTACGTGCTCGACGAGCCGTCGATCGGGCTGCACCAGCGGGACAACCACCGGCTGATCGAGACCCTGGTCCGGCTGCGTGGCCTGGGCAACACGCTGATCGTGGTCGAGCACGACGAGGACACCATCCGCACCGCCGACTGGATCGTCGACATCGGCCCGGGTGCGGGCGAGCACGGTGGCAGGATCGTGCACAGCGGTTCCGTGCCGGCGCTGCTGGAGAACCCGGAGTCGGTGACCGGGGCATACCTCTCGGGCCGCCGGTCGATCCCGACGCCCCAGGGGCGCCGTCCGCAGACCCCGGACCGGGAGCTGGTGGTGCACGGCGCGCGCGAGCACAACCTGCGCAACCTGACCGTCCCGTTCCCGCTCGGCCAGCTCATCGCCGTCACCGGGCTCAGCGGCTCCGGCAAGTCCACGCTGGTCAACGACATCCTCTACGCGGTGCTGGCCAACCAGATCAACGGGGCCCGGCTGGTCCCCGGCCGGCACACCCGGGTCTCCGGGCTGGAGCACGTCGACAAGGTGGTCGGCGTCGACCAGTCGCCGATCGGCCGCACGCCGCGGTCCAACCCGGCCACCTACACGGGGGTCTGGGACCACGTCCGCAAGCTCTTCGCCGAGACCACCGAGGCCAAGGTCCGGGGGTACGGCCCCGGCCGGTTCTCGTTCAACGTCAAGGGTGGTCGCTGCGAGGCGTGCTCCGGCGACGGCACCATCAAGATCGAGATGAACTTCCTGCCCGACGTGTACGTCCCGTGTGAGGTCTGCAAGGGCGCCCGCTACAACCGGGAGACCCTGGAGGTGCACTACAAGGGCAAGACCGTCTCCGACGTGCTGGAGATGCCGATCGAGGAGGCGGCCGAGTTCTTCTCCGCCATCCCGGCCATCCACCGGCACCTCAGGACACTGGTCGACGTCGGCCTCGGCTACGTACGGCTCGGCCAGCCCGCGCCGACGCTGTCCGGCGGCGAGGCGCAGCGGGTCAAGCTCGCCTCCGAGTTGCAGAAGCGCTCCACCGGGCGGACGGTCTACGTACTCGACGAGCCGACCACCGGCCTGCACTTCGAGGACATCCGCAAGCTGCTGATGGTGCTGGAGGGGCTGGTCGACAAGGGCAACACGGTGATCACCATCGAGCACAACCTCGATGTGATCAAGTCGGCCGACTGGCTGATCGACATGGGCCCCGAGGGCGGTCACCGGGGCGGCACGGTGCTTGCCACCGGCACCCCCGAGGAGGTCGCCGAGGTGGCCGAGAGCCACACCGGTCACTTCCTGCGGCAGGTGCTCAGGCTCGACGGCGAGGCGAAGGGCGCGGCGGCGGCCACCTCCCGGGCGGCCAAGGCCAACGGCACGAAGTCCCGCGCCCGGAAGGTGCCGGCCGGGGCGCGCTGA